CCGGCGAGCACCGCCGCGGCATCGGCGCTCCCCCCGCCGAGGCCCGCCCCGGTAGGGATCCGCTTGTGCAGGGCGATCCGCACGCCAACGTCCCGGTGGCCGAGGAGGGCCCGGGCCGCACGGAACGCCAGGTTCCCCTCGGGCGGGCCGATGCCCTTCGGCGCAGAGAGCTCGACGCCCTGGCCACCATGCGCGAGCACAAGTTCGTCCGCCAGGTCCACCGCCGCCATCAGGGACTGGAGGAGGTGGTAGCCGTCCGCCCGCCGGCCCACCACCCGTAGGACTAGGTTCAGCTTAGCGTAGGCGAGAACTTTCAGCCTTTCCATTTCTCAGCTTTCCACTTCCCCCTCTCCCCCCGCGGGAGAGGGTCGGGGTGAGGGGGAGACGAACACCCTCCCCTCCTTCACCACCGCCCAGGCGAGGTTTTGTCCCATCCAGTACGGGATCTCCGCGAAGCTCTCCACGTCCCAGACCACGAGGTCCCCGTGTTTTCCGACCTCCAGCGATCCAACGCGGTCGGCCAGGCCCAGCGCGGCTGCGGCGTTGAGGGTGGCCGCGGTCAAGGTCTCCTCCGGGGACATCCCCAGGCGCAGCACGCTCAACGCCATGACCAGGGGCATGGACGCCACCGGACACGACCCCGGGTTGAAGTCGGTGCCCAGGGCCACCGGGACCCCGGCGGCGAGCAAGTCCCGGGCCGGGGGATAGGGCTCGCCCAGGACGAACGCGGTGGCCGGAAGGAGCACCGCCACCACCCCGGCCGCGGCCAGGGCTCGGATCCCCGCCGGGGACACGTGGAGCAGGTGGTCGGCCGAGGCCGCCGCAAGCTCTCCGGCCAGCTCCGCCGCCCCCACGGGCGCCAGCTCGTCCGCGTGGAGCTTCAGCGCGAGCCCCGCCGCCCGGGCGGCGGTGAGGATGGCCCTCGCCTCGTCCACCGTGTAGAACCCGCGGTCGCAGAACACATCGCAGAACTGGGCGAGACCCTGTGCGGCCACCCGGGGGATCATGTCCTCCATCACCCCCCGGAGGTAGGCCTCCCGCGGCATGTCCGGGGGGAAGGCGTGGGCACCCATGAACGTGGGCACCAGGGTCAGGGGGAGCTCCTCCCCGAGGCGCCGGACGGCCCGCAGCATCTTGAGCTCGTCCTCGGTGGAAAGGCCGTAGCCGGACTTCACCTCGACCGTGGTGGCGCCCAAGGCGAGCATCCTGAGGAGCCGCGGCCGGGCGAGCTGGGCGAGCTCGAGCTCACTCGCTTCCCGCACCGCGGCGACCGTGGTCAGGATCCCCTCCCCGGTGTACCGCTCGCCGCGGGCCCGGACCAGGAACTCCGGGAGGCGCGACCCGGCGAACACGGCGTGGGTGTGGGGATCCACCAGGCCGGGGGTCACCGTCCTCCCCTCCACACCGAGACGGGGCCCGTGGAACCGGGGCCACGAGCCGGACCCGACCGCGGCCACCCGGCCCTCTCGGATGAGGACGCAGGCGTCGCGCAACACCGTGAGCTCCCCCATTGCCGGTCCGGCCCGCGGGCCGGAGCCGGTGGGGGTGGCGAGCTCGCCGATCCCGTACACGAGGAGATCCATCCTTAGGGATTATACGAACTTCAAGAATCCGATCGCCGAGGGCTTTCCCACGTTTATCCCCCCGGCTATACTGGAGACGCTGTGATCGAGCTCGATGGACACCTGACGCCAGCGGATGCGGAAGCGGTCATCGAGGGGGAGCAGGTAGCGGTGGCAGGTTCGGCCCTGGCCAAGGTGGACGCCGCTCGCCGCGTCCTTCTCTCCTTGATCGCCCGTGGGAAACCGGTGTACGGGGTGA
This genomic interval from Candidatus Acetothermia bacterium contains the following:
- the hutI gene encoding imidazolonepropionase translates to MDLLVYGIGELATPTGSGPRAGPAMGELTVLRDACVLIREGRVAAVGSGSWPRFHGPRLGVEGRTVTPGLVDPHTHAVFAGSRLPEFLVRARGERYTGEGILTTVAAVREASELELAQLARPRLLRMLALGATTVEVKSGYGLSTEDELKMLRAVRRLGEELPLTLVPTFMGAHAFPPDMPREAYLRGVMEDMIPRVAAQGLAQFCDVFCDRGFYTVDEARAILTAARAAGLALKLHADELAPVGAAELAGELAAASADHLLHVSPAGIRALAAAGVVAVLLPATAFVLGEPYPPARDLLAAGVPVALGTDFNPGSCPVASMPLVMALSVLRLGMSPEETLTAATLNAAAALGLADRVGSLEVGKHGDLVVWDVESFAEIPYWMGQNLAWAVVKEGRVFVSPSPRPSPAGGEGEVES